The Streptomyces avermitilis MA-4680 = NBRC 14893 genome contains a region encoding:
- a CDS encoding DUF4235 domain-containing protein, whose amino-acid sequence MARNKQKKMKLPLVYKPLGFALSWASGALAGLAFQQAWKAIRHEDNAPDALDQDRGWGEILFAAAVQGAIFAVVRSAVDRTGAKAVERSTGVWPDGNKGGRD is encoded by the coding sequence ATGGCCAGGAACAAGCAGAAGAAGATGAAGCTCCCGCTCGTATACAAGCCTCTGGGGTTCGCACTCAGCTGGGCGAGCGGAGCGCTGGCCGGGCTCGCCTTCCAGCAGGCGTGGAAGGCGATTCGCCACGAGGACAACGCCCCCGACGCGCTGGACCAGGACCGCGGCTGGGGCGAGATCCTGTTCGCCGCGGCCGTCCAGGGCGCCATCTTCGCGGTAGTCCGCAGCGCGGTGGACCGCACGGGCGCGAAGGCCGTCGAACGGTCCACGGGGGTGTGGCCGGACGGGAACAAGGGCGGCCGGGACTGA
- a CDS encoding glutathione S-transferase family protein, with protein sequence MSEGNGNSAYGRKAFKRSRSHFTDRITADGRDGRPVEAGRYRLIASRACPWASRALVSRRLLGLEDALSLGVVDPVQDDRSWRFTLDPDGRDPVLGIRYLSEAYDARQPEYPGGVSVPAIVDVPSGKLVTNDYQQLTLDLATEWKALHRQGAPDLYPAGLRDEIDEVMADIYEDVNNGVYRAGFATGQKEYEAACAGVFHRLELLGQRLADRRHLVGDSITEADIRLFTTLVRFDAVYHGHFKCNRWKLTEHPVLWAYARDLYQTPGFGDTVDFDHIKRHYYQVHTGINPTGIVPLGPDLAGWLTPHHRERLGGRPFGDGTPPGPVREDEEIPAQGRP encoded by the coding sequence ATGAGCGAGGGCAACGGCAACAGCGCGTACGGACGGAAGGCGTTCAAGCGGTCCAGGAGCCACTTCACGGACCGGATCACGGCCGACGGCCGGGACGGCCGGCCGGTGGAGGCCGGCCGCTACCGGCTCATCGCCAGCCGCGCCTGCCCCTGGGCGAGCCGGGCACTGGTGTCGCGGCGGCTGCTCGGTCTGGAGGACGCGCTGTCGTTGGGTGTCGTCGATCCGGTCCAGGACGACCGCAGTTGGCGGTTCACCCTCGACCCGGACGGCCGCGACCCCGTGCTCGGCATCCGGTACCTCAGTGAGGCGTACGACGCACGGCAGCCGGAGTATCCGGGCGGCGTCAGTGTGCCGGCGATTGTGGACGTGCCGAGCGGGAAGCTGGTCACGAACGACTACCAGCAGCTCACCCTGGATCTGGCCACCGAGTGGAAGGCCCTGCACCGGCAGGGGGCACCGGACCTGTATCCGGCCGGGCTGCGCGACGAGATCGACGAGGTGATGGCGGACATCTACGAGGACGTCAACAACGGCGTCTACCGGGCCGGCTTCGCCACCGGCCAGAAGGAGTACGAGGCGGCGTGCGCCGGAGTCTTCCACCGCCTGGAGCTGCTCGGACAGCGGCTGGCGGACCGGCGCCATCTCGTCGGGGACTCGATCACCGAGGCGGACATCCGGCTGTTCACCACGCTCGTCCGCTTCGACGCCGTGTATCACGGCCACTTCAAGTGCAACCGCTGGAAGCTCACCGAGCACCCGGTGCTGTGGGCGTACGCACGCGACCTCTACCAGACGCCCGGCTTCGGCGACACCGTCGACTTCGACCACATCAAACGGCACTACTACCAGGTCCACACCGGCATCAATCCGACCGGCATCGTGCCGCTCGGGCCGGACCTCGCGGGCTGGCTCACGCCCCATCACCGGGAGCGGCTGGGCGGCCGGCCGTTCGGCGACGGGACACCGCCCGGGCCGGTGCGCGAGGACGAGGAGATCCCGGCTCAGGGACGACCCTGA
- a CDS encoding cation diffusion facilitator family transporter: MSRTSSSDSSNHASSTPADSSADSSEDPSADSSADASDRKTRITVLVALGANLVIAVAKAVGGLLAGSPALLSEAAHSVADSLNEVFLLAALRRSRRPADQRHPFGYGKERFFWSLLAAVGIFVMGGCFSFFQGIEALRSGAEESHSGYVAGLIVLGVALLAEGASLLRALHQVRGQRGSAAEGLRDPALRTVVAEDGTAVLGVTLAMIGMALHMVTGQVVWEAAASMGIGALLVYVAYRLGRDARDQLIGQAADPELSGRIRALLEAQPEIDSVESLLTMQLGLHSTLVAARVDLVPGLDSEEVEDVAVRIKRSVAHLIPEADQIFLDVTDARALAADRAGETESPAATGERGGA; this comes from the coding sequence GTGAGCAGGACATCCTCTTCGGACTCTTCGAACCACGCTTCTTCGACCCCCGCGGACTCTTCCGCGGATTCCTCCGAGGACCCTTCTGCGGACTCGTCCGCGGACGCCTCGGACCGCAAGACCCGGATCACCGTGCTGGTGGCGCTGGGCGCCAACCTGGTGATCGCCGTGGCCAAGGCCGTCGGCGGCCTCCTCGCGGGCTCGCCGGCGCTGCTCTCGGAGGCGGCGCACTCCGTGGCGGACAGCCTGAACGAGGTCTTTCTGCTGGCCGCCCTGCGCCGCAGCCGCCGGCCGGCCGACCAGCGGCACCCGTTCGGCTACGGCAAGGAACGGTTCTTCTGGTCGTTGCTCGCGGCCGTCGGCATCTTCGTGATGGGCGGCTGCTTCTCCTTCTTCCAGGGCATCGAGGCGCTGCGGAGCGGAGCCGAGGAATCGCACAGCGGTTATGTGGCGGGCCTCATCGTGCTCGGTGTGGCGCTCCTCGCGGAGGGCGCGTCCCTGCTGCGGGCGCTGCATCAGGTGCGCGGGCAGCGGGGTTCCGCGGCGGAAGGGCTGCGGGACCCCGCGCTGCGGACGGTCGTCGCCGAGGACGGCACCGCGGTCCTCGGCGTCACGCTGGCGATGATCGGCATGGCGCTGCACATGGTCACCGGGCAGGTGGTCTGGGAGGCGGCGGCCTCGATGGGGATCGGCGCGCTGCTCGTCTACGTCGCCTACCGGCTCGGCCGCGACGCCCGTGACCAGCTCATCGGGCAGGCCGCCGACCCCGAGCTGAGCGGGCGGATCCGGGCCCTGCTGGAGGCACAGCCCGAGATCGACAGCGTGGAGTCGCTCCTCACCATGCAACTGGGCCTCCACTCCACCCTGGTCGCCGCCCGCGTCGACCTGGTCCCGGGCCTGGACAGCGAGGAGGTCGAGGACGTCGCGGTGCGCATCAAACGCTCGGTCGCCCATCTGATCCCGGAGGCCGACCAGATCTTCCTTGACGTGACGGACGCGCGAGCGCTGGCGGCGGACCGGGCGGGGGAAACAGAAAGCCCCGCCGCGACGGGGGAGCGCGGCGGGGCCTGA
- a CDS encoding nitroreductase family deazaflavin-dependent oxidoreductase: MPLEGEYEPSPTQWVRDQVELYESSGGTKGTTLMDTGLPVIILTTLGAKSGKIRKTPLMRVEHDGKYAAVASLGGAPKHPVWYYNVLGTPAVELQDGAVRKEFTAREVTGEEKAQWWERAVAAYPPYAEYQEKTDREIPVFVLEPAG; this comes from the coding sequence ATGCCTCTTGAGGGCGAGTACGAACCCAGCCCGACGCAGTGGGTACGTGACCAGGTGGAGTTGTACGAGAGCTCCGGCGGCACCAAGGGAACGACGCTCATGGACACGGGGCTGCCCGTGATCATCCTCACGACCCTGGGTGCCAAGAGCGGCAAGATCCGCAAGACGCCGTTGATGCGCGTCGAGCACGACGGGAAGTACGCGGCGGTGGCCTCGCTGGGTGGCGCGCCCAAGCACCCGGTCTGGTACTACAACGTCTTGGGGACTCCCGCGGTGGAACTCCAGGACGGGGCCGTGCGCAAGGAGTTCACGGCCCGTGAGGTCACCGGCGAGGAGAAGGCGCAGTGGTGGGAGCGGGCGGTCGCCGCCTATCCCCCGTATGCCGAGTACCAGGAGAAGACCGACCGCGAGATCCCCGTCTTCGTGCTGGAGCCGGCCGGCTGA
- a CDS encoding LysE family transporter: MTAALVAGLLAGYGIAVPVGAVATYLVSLTARTSLRTGVCAALGVATADGLYALVAALGGSALAAALQPVLVPLRWASGLVLIALAVRGATAAVRHYRSPRHAAAARRTPPSPARAYLGLLGITLLNPTTVIYFAALVLGSRAAQAVLPLEQGVFVLAAFVASASWQVLLAGGGALLGRALTGRRGRLVTALLSSAVILGLAVRMLMSPA, encoded by the coding sequence GTGACCGCCGCGCTCGTCGCGGGGCTTCTCGCGGGCTACGGCATCGCCGTGCCCGTCGGAGCGGTCGCGACCTATCTCGTCTCCCTCACCGCCCGTACGTCCCTGCGGACCGGGGTGTGCGCCGCGCTCGGCGTCGCCACCGCGGACGGGCTCTACGCCCTGGTGGCCGCGCTCGGCGGCTCGGCGCTCGCCGCCGCGCTCCAGCCGGTGCTGGTACCACTGCGCTGGGCGTCGGGGCTGGTGCTGATCGCGCTGGCGGTCCGCGGCGCGACGGCCGCGGTTCGCCACTACCGCTCGCCGCGGCACGCCGCCGCGGCCCGGCGGACCCCGCCGAGCCCGGCCCGGGCGTACCTCGGGCTGCTGGGGATCACGCTGCTGAACCCCACCACCGTGATCTACTTCGCCGCACTCGTGCTCGGCAGCCGGGCCGCTCAGGCGGTACTGCCGCTGGAGCAGGGCGTCTTCGTCCTCGCCGCCTTCGTCGCCTCGGCCAGCTGGCAGGTGTTGCTGGCCGGGGGTGGTGCGCTGCTCGGGCGGGCACTGACCGGGCGGCGCGGTCGGCTGGTGACGGCGCTCCTGTCCAGCGCGGTGATCCTGGGGCTGGCGGTGCGCATGCTGATGTCGCCGGCGTGA
- a CDS encoding GDSL-type esterase/lipase family protein, protein MWTRPGWPSSTPAPAATGLLSDWTDSAGVRRFAHDALGHPGIRAVIVLTGINDILGGENDAGRPLTARDLVDGYRSLIREAHESGVRVIGGTLLPSRTLTDAQNALREEANEWIRTGRHFDGVADFERVMADPDDPRALAPGYDSGDGLHPNDAGMAALAGAVDPTTLT, encoded by the coding sequence TTGTGGACGCGCCCCGGCTGGCCGTCGTCAACGCCGGCACCGGCGGCAACCGGGCTGCTGTCGGACTGGACCGACTCCGCGGGCGTGCGCCGCTTCGCACACGACGCGCTCGGCCATCCCGGGATCCGCGCGGTGATCGTGCTGACGGGCATCAACGACATCCTCGGCGGCGAGAACGACGCCGGACGCCCGCTCACCGCACGCGACCTCGTCGACGGCTACCGTTCCCTGATCCGCGAGGCGCACGAGTCGGGCGTACGCGTCATCGGCGGGACCCTGCTGCCCTCCCGCACGCTCACGGACGCCCAGAACGCCCTCCGCGAGGAGGCCAACGAGTGGATCCGCACCGGCCGGCACTTCGACGGTGTGGCCGACTTCGAGCGGGTGATGGCGGACCCGGACGATCCCCGCGCCCTCGCCCCCGGCTACGACAGCGGCGACGGACTGCACCCCAATGACGCGGGCATGGCGGCCCTGGCCGGCGCCGTCGATCCGACGACGCTGACCTGA
- a CDS encoding cytochrome P450, whose translation MTEPGTSVSAPVAFPQDRTCPYDPPTAYDPLREGRPLSRVSLYDGRSVWVVTGHAAARALLSDQRLSSDRTLPRFPATTERFEAVRTRRVALLGVDDPEHRTQRRMLVPSFTLKRAAALRPRIQETVDGLLDAMEAQGPPAELVSAFALPLPSMVICALLGVPYADHDFFESQSRRLLRGPGIAEVQDARAQLDDYLYALIDRKRKEPGDGLLDDLIQEQLNRGTVDRAELVSLATLLLIAGHETTANMISLGTFTLLRHPEQLAELRAEPGLMPAAVEELLRFLSIADGLLRVATEDIEVAGTTIRADEGVVFATSVINRDAAGFAEPDALDWHRSARHHVAFGFGIHQCLGQNLARAEMEIALGTLFERLPGLRLAAPADEIPFKPGDTIQGMLELPVTW comes from the coding sequence ATGACAGAGCCCGGTACGTCCGTGTCAGCGCCCGTCGCCTTCCCCCAGGACCGCACGTGTCCCTACGACCCGCCCACAGCCTACGACCCGCTGCGCGAGGGGCGTCCGCTGTCGCGGGTCTCCCTCTACGACGGACGCAGCGTGTGGGTGGTCACCGGGCACGCCGCCGCCCGTGCACTCCTCTCCGACCAGCGGCTTTCCTCCGACCGCACGCTGCCCAGGTTCCCCGCGACCACCGAGCGGTTCGAGGCCGTACGCACCCGCCGGGTGGCGCTGCTCGGTGTGGACGACCCCGAGCACCGCACCCAGCGCCGCATGCTGGTCCCGAGCTTTACCCTCAAGCGGGCCGCCGCCCTGCGCCCGCGCATCCAGGAGACCGTCGACGGGCTGCTCGACGCCATGGAGGCACAGGGCCCGCCGGCCGAGCTGGTGAGCGCGTTCGCGCTGCCGCTGCCCTCGATGGTGATCTGCGCCCTGCTCGGCGTCCCGTACGCCGACCACGACTTCTTCGAGTCCCAGTCCCGCAGGCTGCTGCGGGGCCCCGGGATCGCCGAGGTCCAGGACGCCCGTGCCCAACTGGACGACTACCTGTACGCGTTGATCGACCGGAAGCGGAAGGAACCCGGGGACGGGCTCCTGGACGATCTCATCCAGGAGCAGCTGAACCGGGGCACGGTGGATCGCGCCGAGCTGGTCTCCCTGGCGACGCTCCTGCTGATCGCCGGACACGAGACGACGGCGAACATGATCTCGCTCGGTACGTTCACCCTGCTCCGGCATCCCGAACAGCTGGCCGAGCTGCGGGCCGAGCCGGGCCTCATGCCCGCCGCCGTGGAGGAGCTGCTGCGTTTCCTGTCCATCGCCGACGGGCTGCTGCGGGTGGCCACCGAGGACATCGAAGTGGCCGGTACGACCATCAGGGCCGATGAGGGCGTCGTCTTCGCGACCTCCGTCATCAACCGCGACGCGGCCGGCTTCGCCGAGCCCGACGCCCTGGACTGGCATCGCTCGGCCCGCCACCATGTCGCCTTCGGTTTCGGCATCCACCAGTGCCTCGGGCAGAACCTGGCCAGGGCCGAGATGGAGATCGCCCTGGGCACGCTCTTCGAGCGGCTGCCCGGCCTGCGGCTGGCGGCGCCGGCCGACGAGATCCCCTTCAAACCGGGCGACACGATCCAGGGGATGCTGGAACTCCCCGTGACCTGGTAA
- a CDS encoding ferredoxin encodes MIVIDRDLCIGAGQCALTAPGVFTQDDDGFSELLPGREDGAGDPMVREAARSCPVGAITVPRSAS; translated from the coding sequence GTGATCGTGATCGACCGGGACCTCTGCATCGGTGCCGGGCAGTGCGCCCTGACCGCGCCCGGTGTCTTCACCCAGGACGACGACGGATTCAGCGAACTGCTGCCCGGCCGGGAGGACGGGGCAGGCGACCCGATGGTGCGCGAGGCCGCACGGTCCTGCCCGGTGGGGGCCATCACGGTCCCGCGGTCGGCAAGCTGA